The window CCCACGAGGACCCATGTCCCCGACCGACAGCCGTTCTCCGGCACAGATCTACGAGGAGGACTTCGTCCCGGCCGTCTTCGGACCCTGGGGCTCCACCATGAGCGACCTCGCCGGGCTCACCCCCGGTGAGCGCGTCCTGGACGTCGCCTGCGGCACGGGCGCCCTCACGCGAGTGGCGGCCGCGCGCGTAGGCCCCGCCGGCTCGATCACCGGACTGGACGCCAACCCGGAGATGTTGGAAGTGGCCCAGCGCGTCGCGCCGGGCCTCGAGTGGCGAAGAGGCCGCGCGGAGGCACTCCCCTTCGACGACGACAATTTCGACGCGGTGGTCAGCCAGTTCGGATTCATGTTCTTCGACGACCAGGTCGGAGCCCTCCGCGAGATGATGCGCGTCTTGAGACCCGGCGGTCGTCTCGCCGTCTCCGTGTGCGACGCCCTCGACCACTCGCCCGGCTATGCGGTGCTCACCGTGCTGCTCCAACGCTTGTTCGGCGATGAGGTGGCGCGCGCTTTCGCGGCCCCATTCACCAGCGGGGATCCGCGGCGTCTGCAGGAGCTTTGCAGGCAGGCCGGCATTGCTTCCGCTCGCGTCCAGCGCGTGGAAGGCGCGGTCCGTTTCGCATCGGTGGCGGATCTCGTGTCAACGGAGCGAGCCTGCGCCTGGACGCTGGGCGGTCTGTTGGACGATGATCAGTTCCAGTTGCTCCTGGAGCACGCCGAAGAGTCGCTGCGCCCCTTTGTCGAGGCGGATGGCCGGCTGAACCTCAGCATGCCCTGCCTGGTGATCACGGCAGAACGGCCGCGCTGAGGCGCGGAGCAGGGAACGGATCGCTCCGCCGCCGGCGGAGACGGGGACCAGCGTGCTCAAGGTAGCTTGGTCAGCGCCTCGGCGATCTCATCGAAGGGCGGCAGAACGGACGAGTCGTCGTCCATCCAGGCGTAACGGACCACACCTGTCTTGTCGATGATGAAAGCGGCGCGTTTGGACACGCCTTTCATGCCGAAGAAGTCGTCATACAGCACGTCGTAGGCGCGACTGACGTCCTTGTTGAAATCCGAGAGGATGGGAAAGTCCGCACCCACCTCCTCTGCGAACTTGGCGTTCACCCAGGGCGAATCCACACTGATCCCGATGATCTCGGCGCCGAGCCCCGTCCAGGTGGAGTAGTCTTCTGCGAAGCGACAGAGCTCCTCCGTGCAGGTACCGGAGAATGCCAAGGGGAAGAAAAGAAGAACGACGTTGCGTTCCCCCCGGAAGTCAGCGAGCCGTACCGGGGCCTCGCGCACGCGTCGCGTCAGCGTGAAGTCCGGCGCCTCGCTACCCACCTCGATCATCGTTGCTCCTCGGCCCCGCTCAGGGCCTACTGCGCACGCGTCCGACCCGCCCGCTCCGTCAGCGGAGTCGGTCGCGAGCTCCACTCAATAGTCTTCGCCGAGCTCGATGGCGAGCGTCTGGCGCACTTCACGCCGGCGCTGGGCCTCGTGCCAGCGCTTGCGCTCCGCCTCCGTCTGTGGCTCCAGCGCTGGCACGGGCTGGGGCCGGCCGTGCTCGTCGATCGCCACGAAGGTCAGGAAGCAGGTGTTCGTATGGCGGCGAGTACCGGTCAGCAGGTTCTCGGCCTCCACCCGCACGCCCACTTCCATCGACGTACGCCCCACGTAGTTCACGCGCGCCTTGCAGGTCACCAGTTCGCCGGCGTAGATCGGCTCCCTGAAGTCTACCCGGTCGATCGAGACGGTCACGCAGTTCTGGCCCGCATGCCGCATGGCCGCCACGGCGGCAGCACGGTCCACCATGGAGAGCACCGCACCGCCGAACACGTTGCCCAGGTTGTTCACCTGATGGGGCATCATCAGCTCGGAGACCTGCGACTCGGAGGCCGCCGGAGACTTGGGTGTGCCCTTCGAGGTGACACCCT is drawn from Gemmatimonadota bacterium and contains these coding sequences:
- a CDS encoding methyltransferase domain-containing protein; amino-acid sequence: MSPTDSRSPAQIYEEDFVPAVFGPWGSTMSDLAGLTPGERVLDVACGTGALTRVAAARVGPAGSITGLDANPEMLEVAQRVAPGLEWRRGRAEALPFDDDNFDAVVSQFGFMFFDDQVGALREMMRVLRPGGRLAVSVCDALDHSPGYAVLTVLLQRLFGDEVARAFAAPFTSGDPRRLQELCRQAGIASARVQRVEGAVRFASVADLVSTERACAWTLGGLLDDDQFQLLLEHAEESLRPFVEADGRLNLSMPCLVITAERPR
- a CDS encoding redoxin domain-containing protein; its protein translation is MIEVGSEAPDFTLTRRVREAPVRLADFRGERNVVLLFFPLAFSGTCTEELCRFAEDYSTWTGLGAEIIGISVDSPWVNAKFAEEVGADFPILSDFNKDVSRAYDVLYDDFFGMKGVSKRAAFIIDKTGVVRYAWMDDDSSVLPPFDEIAEALTKLP
- a CDS encoding acyl-CoA thioesterase gives rise to the protein MSPDQKQGVTSKGTPKSPAASESQVSELMMPHQVNNLGNVFGGAVLSMVDRAAAVAAMRHAGQNCVTVSIDRVDFREPIYAGELVTCKARVNYVGRTSMEVGVRVEAENLLTGTRRHTNTCFLTFVAIDEHGRPQPVPALEPQTEAERKRWHEAQRRREVRQTLAIELGEDY